From Carboxydocella sporoproducens DSM 16521, the proteins below share one genomic window:
- the fdhE gene encoding formate dehydrogenase accessory protein FdhE — MLKTDKKHAEIIAHLLERGEEVYRSLLKTETPDHIPTELIGNWIEWTLRPWYLAKGRKTTTAKDHKCPVCNCSADLAILEAADGKKYLACSYCEVRWPAPRLKCPACGTTDHQHLGYFFVNNAPEQQIHYCQQCKTYIKTLDLRHCAAMKELPDLLLVRHLLSHLDVLAQTRGYTGLAEKITGLEGRKIC, encoded by the coding sequence TTGCTAAAAACGGACAAAAAACATGCTGAAATCATTGCACATCTGCTGGAAAGGGGTGAGGAAGTCTATAGATCTCTTCTGAAGACAGAGACTCCTGACCATATCCCGACTGAGCTAATCGGCAACTGGATCGAATGGACTTTACGGCCCTGGTATCTGGCCAAAGGCAGAAAAACAACTACTGCTAAAGACCATAAGTGCCCGGTTTGTAATTGCAGCGCTGATCTGGCCATTTTAGAGGCAGCCGACGGGAAGAAATATCTGGCCTGCAGCTATTGTGAGGTGCGCTGGCCCGCTCCCAGGCTGAAATGTCCCGCTTGTGGCACAACCGACCATCAACATTTAGGCTATTTTTTTGTCAATAATGCACCAGAACAACAAATTCACTATTGCCAGCAATGTAAGACTTATATAAAAACCCTGGATTTAAGACACTGTGCAGCTATGAAAGAACTGCCAGACCTGTTGTTAGTGCGGCATCTGTTGTCCCATCTGGATGTGCTGGCACAAACCAGGGGATATACCGGTCTGGCTGAGAAAATCACCGGCTTGGAGGGGAGAAAAATATGTTAA
- a CDS encoding L-serine ammonia-lyase, iron-sulfur-dependent, subunit beta gives MLSYLKVQELVEAAERTGQKLWQVILTDQAQALGRDQEELWQEMQHRLQVMRESLAKGLSGDNISVSGLSGRDAGKVQRALAAGRLLGGPVLDGAILKALAIAEVNAAMGRIVAAPTAGSCGILPGVLLTAAEVLQAWGRICHFLAKSGAAVAKNGQKTC, from the coding sequence ATGTTAAGCTATTTAAAAGTACAGGAGCTGGTGGAAGCAGCGGAACGGACAGGCCAGAAACTGTGGCAGGTGATTCTCACCGATCAGGCTCAGGCACTGGGGCGCGACCAGGAGGAGCTATGGCAGGAGATGCAACACAGGCTGCAGGTGATGCGGGAATCGCTGGCTAAAGGCCTGAGCGGGGATAATATCTCCGTCAGCGGCCTGAGCGGGCGGGATGCGGGCAAGGTGCAAAGGGCGCTGGCGGCAGGGCGCCTGCTGGGTGGACCGGTACTGGACGGAGCCATCCTGAAGGCCCTGGCTATCGCAGAGGTGAATGCGGCGATGGGCAGGATCGTCGCGGCGCCGACAGCGGGTTCCTGCGGCATACTGCCTGGAGTGCTGTTAACAGCAGCGGAGGTATTGCAGGCTTGGGGAAGAATTTGTCATTTTTTGGCAAAAAGTGGGGCGGCTGTTGCTAAAAACGGACAAAAAACATGCTGA
- a CDS encoding ACT domain-containing protein produces the protein MHPNTVKVVVRGQSGKVVDLVASSIGGGNIRVVNLLGFPVDFSGQFHTLIIPHRDRPGLIAAVSGLLAESGINIAQMKVTREQRGAEAIMIIETDQNCPESLASQIKGIANIQDVIVVKPL, from the coding sequence GTGCACCCCAATACCGTCAAGGTGGTAGTGCGGGGACAAAGCGGTAAGGTGGTGGATCTGGTCGCCTCCTCCATCGGCGGGGGCAACATCCGGGTGGTCAATCTGCTGGGCTTCCCGGTGGATTTTTCCGGTCAGTTCCATACCCTCATCATTCCCCACCGGGACCGTCCCGGTCTGATTGCAGCGGTCAGCGGCCTGCTGGCTGAAAGCGGAATTAACATTGCCCAGATGAAAGTGACCCGGGAACAGCGGGGAGCAGAGGCGATTATGATCATTGAAACTGACCAGAACTGTCCGGAATCCCTGGCTAGCCAAATCAAGGGGATAGCCAATATTCAGGATGTAATTGTCGTTAAGCCACTGTAA